A single region of the Duganella sp. BuS-21 genome encodes:
- a CDS encoding UDP-glucose/GDP-mannose dehydrogenase family protein — protein MKITIIGTGYVGLVTGACLAELGNDVFCLDLDQGKIDLLNQGGIPIHEPGLDQVVARNRAAGRLRFSTDVAASVAHGDVQFIAVGTPPDEDGSADLRYVLAAARNIGRHMGGFKVIVDKSTVPVGTGERVAAALREELQTRGARQDFSVVSNPEFLKEGAAVEDFMRPDRIVIGHDATPAGLKAAATMKLLYAPFNRHHERTFWMDLRSAEFTKYAANAMLATRISFMNELANLADHVGVDIEAVRRGIGSDPRIGHSFLYAGAGYGGSCFPKDVQALERTARHYTQDLLILRAVEAVNDKQKLVLGRKVLSRFGANLAGKHFAIWGLAFKPDTDDMREAPARMLVRQLLDAGATLAVYDPVAMAEARRVLALDLSAAELARVRFADSPMDALTGAEALVIVTEWKAFRSPDFDQIKAALRQAVIFDGRNLFEPLAMSEAGFEYHGIGRSVLTSRKYQPRLAA, from the coding sequence GTTTTGCCTCGACCTTGACCAGGGCAAGATCGATCTGTTGAACCAGGGGGGCATCCCGATCCACGAGCCGGGCCTGGATCAGGTGGTGGCGCGCAACCGCGCCGCCGGCCGCCTGCGCTTCTCGACCGACGTCGCCGCTTCGGTGGCGCACGGCGACGTGCAGTTCATCGCGGTCGGCACGCCGCCCGACGAGGACGGCTCGGCCGACCTGCGCTACGTGCTGGCCGCCGCCCGCAACATCGGCCGCCACATGGGCGGTTTCAAAGTCATCGTCGACAAGTCCACCGTGCCGGTCGGCACCGGCGAGCGCGTCGCGGCGGCGCTGCGGGAAGAACTGCAAACGCGCGGCGCGCGCCAGGATTTCTCGGTGGTGTCGAATCCCGAATTCCTGAAGGAAGGCGCGGCGGTGGAGGATTTCATGCGTCCCGACCGCATCGTCATCGGTCATGACGCCACGCCGGCCGGCCTCAAGGCCGCCGCCACCATGAAACTGCTGTACGCGCCGTTCAACCGCCACCACGAGCGCACCTTCTGGATGGACCTGCGTTCGGCGGAGTTCACCAAGTACGCGGCCAACGCCATGCTGGCCACCCGCATTTCGTTCATGAACGAACTGGCCAACCTGGCCGACCATGTCGGCGTCGATATCGAAGCCGTGCGGCGCGGCATCGGCTCCGACCCGCGCATCGGCCACAGCTTCCTGTACGCCGGCGCCGGTTACGGCGGCTCCTGCTTCCCCAAGGACGTGCAGGCGCTGGAGCGCACCGCGCGCCACTACACCCAGGACTTGCTGATCCTGCGCGCGGTGGAGGCCGTCAACGACAAGCAGAAGCTGGTGTTGGGCCGCAAGGTGCTGTCGCGCTTCGGCGCCAACCTGGCCGGCAAGCACTTCGCCATCTGGGGCCTGGCCTTCAAGCCCGACACCGACGATATGCGCGAAGCGCCGGCGCGGATGCTGGTGCGCCAGTTGCTCGACGCCGGCGCCACGCTGGCGGTGTACGACCCGGTGGCCATGGCCGAAGCCAGGCGCGTGCTGGCGCTCGACCTGAGCGCCGCCGAACTGGCGCGCGTGCGCTTCGCCGACAGCCCGATGGATGCGCTGACCGGCGCCGAGGCGCTGGTCATCGTCACCGAATGGAAGGCCTTCCGCAGCCCGGATTTCGACCAGATCAAGGCCGCGCTCCGTCAGGCGGTGATTTTCGACGGCCGCAATCTGTTCGAGCCGCTGGCGATGTCCGAGGCCGGCTTCGAATACCACGGCATCGGCCGTTCCGTCTTGACCAGCAGGAAATATCAACCACGGCTGGCGGCATAA
- a CDS encoding response regulator transcription factor, whose protein sequence is MRLLLVEDDPMIGESIEDGLHGESYAVDWVRDGHAAELALTTISYDLLLLDLGLPRKQGMEVLRTLRARGADLPVLIITARDGTPARVEGLDGGADDYLVKPFDLDELLARIRALLRRRVARTASLVVHGPLTLDLASHEAHFEGEPVKLSAREFAVLRVLLDNPGSVVSKSQLEDKLYGWNAEVESNTVDVYVHRLRKKFGADFIRNVRGVGYKVGPAA, encoded by the coding sequence GTGCGCCTGTTGCTGGTGGAAGACGATCCGATGATCGGTGAAAGTATTGAAGACGGCTTGCATGGCGAGAGTTATGCGGTCGACTGGGTGCGCGACGGCCATGCGGCCGAACTGGCGCTCACCACGATTTCCTACGACCTGTTGCTGCTGGACCTGGGCTTGCCGCGCAAGCAGGGCATGGAGGTGTTGCGCACGCTGCGTGCGCGCGGCGCCGATCTGCCGGTGCTGATCATTACCGCGCGCGACGGCACGCCGGCGCGCGTGGAAGGCCTGGACGGCGGCGCCGACGACTACCTGGTCAAACCGTTCGATCTGGATGAACTGCTGGCGCGCATCCGCGCCCTGTTGCGGCGGCGGGTGGCGCGCACCGCCTCGCTGGTGGTGCACGGGCCGCTGACGCTGGACCTGGCCAGCCATGAAGCCCATTTCGAGGGTGAGCCGGTCAAGCTGTCGGCGCGCGAATTCGCGGTGCTGCGGGTGCTGCTCGACAATCCCGGCAGCGTGGTCTCCAAGAGTCAGCTGGAGGACAAGCTGTACGGCTGGAACGCGGAAGTCGAGAGCAACACGGTCGACGTCTACGTGCACCGCCTGCGCAAGAAATTCGGCGCCGACTTTATCCGCAATGTGCGCGGCGTCGGCTACAAAGTCGGGCCCGCCGCATGA
- a CDS encoding ATP-binding protein, giving the protein MKTIRQQLQIGLLWATLACVLGAGTMLYVSLLAETNELADLQLRQLAAALPNDVGSAAHHAGRHDPEEEFVLQAWSSDGALMHVAAAPALAPLPRYAVDGYTDVVLNGTEWRIFGHTEDGRYVQVGQPQDVRDGLALGMALRAGAPLLAIAVLFSALVLAVVGRALRPLDRLASAVVGQSPTALQPLDPDTMAPDLRPVVSALNGLMGKFEEALAAQRTFVADAAHELRSPLTALKLQLQLVERAESDTARAQALVKMHERLDRGSHLVQQLLSLARHESGLSRTQLRPVDLNALIASVVSDHSALADSRDIDLGMENSDAVVLQAEKEGLLVLLNNLVDNALRYTQRGGRVDLLAGVAEGKPFLRVRDNGPGVAPEHRSRLFDRFFRPDGNEVWGCGLGLSIVRNIADHHRAEIRLEEGEHGRGLSVTVLFP; this is encoded by the coding sequence ATGAAAACCATCCGTCAGCAATTGCAGATCGGCCTGTTGTGGGCGACGCTGGCTTGCGTGCTGGGCGCCGGCACCATGCTGTACGTGTCGCTGCTGGCCGAGACCAACGAGCTGGCCGACCTGCAGTTGCGGCAGTTGGCGGCGGCGCTGCCGAATGATGTCGGCAGCGCCGCCCACCACGCCGGCCGTCACGATCCGGAAGAAGAGTTCGTATTGCAGGCCTGGAGCAGCGACGGCGCGCTGATGCACGTGGCGGCCGCGCCGGCGCTGGCGCCCTTGCCGCGCTACGCGGTGGATGGCTATACCGACGTGGTGCTGAACGGGACGGAATGGCGCATCTTCGGTCACACCGAAGATGGGCGCTATGTACAAGTCGGCCAGCCGCAGGACGTGCGCGACGGGCTGGCGCTGGGCATGGCCCTGCGCGCCGGCGCGCCGCTGCTGGCGATTGCGGTGCTGTTTTCGGCGCTGGTGCTGGCGGTGGTGGGACGCGCGCTGCGCCCGCTCGACCGGCTGGCCAGCGCGGTGGTGGGGCAGTCGCCGACGGCGCTGCAGCCGCTCGATCCGGACACCATGGCGCCGGACCTGCGGCCGGTGGTCAGTGCGCTCAACGGCTTGATGGGCAAGTTCGAAGAGGCGTTGGCCGCGCAGCGCACTTTCGTGGCCGACGCCGCGCACGAACTGCGCTCGCCGTTGACCGCGCTCAAGCTGCAGCTGCAGCTGGTGGAGCGGGCCGAGAGCGACACGGCGCGCGCGCAGGCGCTGGTCAAGATGCACGAGCGGCTCGATCGCGGCAGCCATCTGGTGCAGCAGTTGCTGAGTCTGGCGCGTCACGAGTCGGGTCTGAGCCGCACGCAGTTGCGGCCGGTGGACCTGAACGCGCTGATCGCCAGCGTGGTGTCCGACCATTCGGCGCTGGCCGACAGCCGCGATATCGACCTCGGCATGGAAAACTCCGACGCCGTGGTGCTGCAAGCCGAGAAGGAGGGTCTGCTGGTGCTGCTCAACAATCTGGTGGACAACGCCTTGCGCTACACGCAGCGCGGCGGCCGGGTCGACCTGCTGGCCGGTGTCGCCGAGGGCAAGCCTTTCCTGCGCGTGCGCGACAACGGTCCGGGCGTCGCGCCCGAGCACCGCAGCCGCTTGTTCGACCGCTTCTTCCGTCCCGATGGCAACGAGGTCTGGGGCTGCGGCCTGGGCCTGTCCATCGTCCGCAATATCGCCGATCATCACCGCGCCGAGATCCGCCTGGAAGAGGGTGAGCACGGCCGGGGACTGAGCGTCACCGTGCTGTTTCCCTGA
- a CDS encoding ATP-binding protein: MRTRLLLGLTGGTLGCVLAAAMLLYALADREADVQSDQRLRELAWALPLQAPPAWHLPPQRDPGEHFDVQAWDAAGRPVHVTDAAPVLPLTQPLGYAVVRFHGERRRVYTDLVNGFHIQVSQPVALRQRAAAHMAMRIALPLLLLVPAMALLIWLVVGRAMRPLDRLTQAVSGRTPAALQPLQPLEMGGLPPELHPIVAALNSLLTKIEGAITAQRNFVADAAHELRSPLTALKLQLQLAERATDDEARKIAFRKLHERLDRAVHLVQQLLTLARQEHGLAPPACADCDLAQLARRAVADHALYAGSRQVELVLAAGADTMATRVHGHQEGLAVMLGNLVDNALRYTQAGGRVTVAAGMEQGSPYLEVADNGPGVPEASRERLFDRFYRPDGNQVWGCGLGLSIVKSVADAHQARLALRANGDRGLVVTVRFPPA; this comes from the coding sequence ATGCGCACGCGTTTGCTGCTGGGGCTGACCGGCGGCACGCTGGGCTGCGTGCTGGCGGCCGCCATGCTGCTGTACGCGCTGGCCGACCGCGAGGCCGACGTCCAGTCCGACCAGCGCCTGCGCGAGCTGGCCTGGGCGCTGCCGCTGCAGGCGCCGCCGGCCTGGCATTTGCCGCCGCAGCGCGATCCCGGCGAGCACTTCGATGTCCAGGCCTGGGATGCGGCCGGGCGGCCGGTGCACGTCACGGACGCCGCGCCGGTGTTGCCGCTGACGCAGCCGCTCGGCTATGCCGTGGTGCGTTTCCATGGCGAGCGCCGGCGCGTCTACACCGATCTGGTGAACGGCTTTCACATTCAGGTGTCCCAACCCGTTGCATTGCGCCAGCGCGCCGCCGCCCACATGGCGATGCGCATCGCGCTGCCGCTGCTATTGCTGGTGCCGGCCATGGCGCTGCTGATCTGGCTGGTGGTGGGGCGCGCCATGCGCCCGCTCGACCGCTTGACGCAGGCCGTCAGCGGCCGCACGCCGGCCGCGCTGCAGCCGCTGCAGCCGCTGGAGATGGGCGGCTTGCCGCCCGAGCTGCATCCGATCGTGGCCGCGCTCAACAGCCTGTTGACCAAGATCGAGGGGGCCATCACCGCGCAACGCAATTTTGTCGCCGACGCCGCGCACGAGCTGCGTTCGCCGCTCACGGCCTTGAAGCTGCAGCTGCAGCTGGCCGAGCGCGCCACCGACGACGAGGCCCGCAAGATCGCCTTCCGCAAGTTGCACGAACGGCTAGACCGGGCGGTCCATCTGGTGCAGCAGTTGCTGACGCTGGCGCGTCAGGAACACGGTCTGGCGCCGCCGGCGTGCGCCGATTGCGACCTGGCGCAGCTGGCGCGGCGCGCGGTGGCCGACCATGCCTTGTATGCCGGTAGTCGCCAGGTTGAACTGGTGCTGGCCGCTGGCGCTGACACGATGGCGACGCGGGTACATGGTCATCAGGAAGGATTGGCCGTCATGCTCGGCAATCTGGTCGACAACGCGCTGCGCTATACCCAGGCCGGCGGCCGGGTCACGGTGGCCGCAGGAATGGAGCAGGGCAGTCCTTATCTGGAAGTGGCCGACAACGGCCCCGGCGTGCCGGAGGCCAGCCGCGAGCGCCTGTTCGACCGCTTTTATCGGCCGGACGGCAACCAGGTGTGGGGCTGCGGCCTCGGCCTGTCGATCGTGAAAAGCGTGGCCGACGCCCACCAGGCCAGGCTGGCGCTGCGCGCCAACGGCGACCGCGGACTGGTGGTCACGGTGCGCTTCCCGCCGGCCTGA
- a CDS encoding glycosyltransferase, whose amino-acid sequence MNREPTRPELSIVIPVYNEEAGLPRLFARLYRALDQLGASYEIVFVNDGSRDQSASILAAQFRRRPDVTRVVLFNGNYGQHMAILAGFEAARGEIMITLDADLQNPPEEIGKLVEKMREGYDYVGSIRRKRQDAAWRTWASKAMNRLRERITNIKITDQGNMLRAYRRNVVDLMNQCAEVNTFVPALAYRYARKPAEIVVEHEERAAGVSKYSLYSLIRLNFDLVTGFSLAPLQFFSMLGMVMSFGSAVLVLVLLGRRLFLGAEAEGVFTLFALSFFFMGMILFGIGLLGEYVGRIFEQVRARPRYVVQTVLQQPLESMAERP is encoded by the coding sequence ATGAACCGAGAACCTACCCGCCCGGAATTGTCGATCGTGATCCCGGTGTATAACGAAGAGGCCGGCCTGCCGCGCCTGTTCGCCCGCCTGTACCGCGCGCTGGACCAGCTTGGCGCCAGCTACGAAATCGTGTTCGTCAACGACGGCAGCCGCGATCAATCCGCATCCATTCTGGCCGCGCAGTTCCGCCGCCGGCCGGACGTCACGCGCGTGGTGCTCTTCAACGGCAACTACGGCCAGCACATGGCCATCCTGGCCGGCTTCGAGGCGGCGCGCGGCGAGATCATGATCACGCTCGACGCCGACCTGCAGAATCCGCCCGAGGAAATCGGCAAGCTGGTGGAGAAGATGCGCGAGGGCTACGACTACGTCGGCTCGATCCGCCGCAAGCGCCAGGACGCCGCCTGGCGCACCTGGGCCTCCAAGGCCATGAACCGCCTGCGCGAGCGCATCACCAACATCAAGATCACCGACCAGGGCAATATGCTGCGCGCCTATCGCCGCAACGTGGTGGACCTGATGAACCAGTGCGCGGAGGTGAATACCTTCGTGCCGGCGCTGGCCTACCGCTACGCCCGCAAGCCGGCCGAGATCGTGGTCGAGCATGAGGAGCGCGCGGCCGGTGTATCCAAGTATTCCTTGTACAGCCTGATCCGCCTGAACTTCGACCTGGTCACCGGTTTCTCGCTGGCGCCGTTGCAGTTCTTTTCCATGCTCGGCATGGTGATGTCGTTCGGCTCGGCGGTGCTGGTGCTGGTGCTGCTGGGACGCCGCCTGTTCCTCGGCGCCGAGGCCGAAGGCGTATTTACCTTGTTCGCGCTGTCCTTCTTCTTCATGGGCATGATCCTGTTCGGCATCGGACTGTTGGGTGAGTATGTCGGGCGCATCTTCGAGCAGGTGCGTGCGCGGCCACGCTATGTGGTGCAGACCGTGCTCCAGCAGCCGCTGGAATCCATGGCGGAGCGTCCTTAA